From Populus trichocarpa isolate Nisqually-1 chromosome 19, P.trichocarpa_v4.1, whole genome shotgun sequence, a single genomic window includes:
- the LOC18107990 gene encoding stemmadenine O-acetyltransferase produces the protein MEVQITSRKLITPSSPTPPHLQNTRVTCFDQLAPFFYVPTIFYYPVEGEEYAVKNAEKSLLLQKSLSEILTLYHPFAGRYARDNLSIECNDKGVEYLEAKVYGSLSQFLQRTSPNHLVQQNFHPHYSSPLAVQFNEFECGGVAIGISMTHKIGDGFTMFTLINNWATACRIGVNKVHPPSFELGIIFPPREASRVQNVVLGRAPTNKIVTKKFVFDGEAISNLKVAASASSSQFNRHQLTRVKVVTALIWSAFIRVDQARDGRRRPSMLKVPVNLRGKTNIKIPENSCGNFISWAVTQYLPNDEIKMQLHELVSRIHDAIEKTVSNYEKASNGEDLFFMVNEDFQKVSQALKESEADVYMFSCWSRFPLYDADFGWGKPALASRSVQVEREMILLLDTKDGKGIEARVSLEENKMLLFLQDPYILAFSHYKKSRL, from the coding sequence ATTGATAACTCCATCATCTCCGACTCCTCCCCACCTTCAAAACACGAGAGTGACATGTTTTGACCAGCTTGCTCCATTTTTTTACGTGCCTACAATCTTCTATTACCCTGTTGAGGGGGAAGAATATGCTGTCAAGAACGCAGAAAAAAGTTTGCTGTTACAAAAATCTTTGTCTGAAATCTTAACACTCTATCATCCATTCGCAGGAAGATATGCAAGAGATAATCTTTCAATCGAATGTAATGACAAGGGAGTAGAATATTTGGAAGCCAAAGTATACGGAAGCCTCTCTCAGTTTCTTCAGCGGACATCGCCGAATCACTTGGTTCAACAGAACTTTCATCCACACTACAGCTCTCCACTAGCAGTGCAATTCAACGAGTTTGAATGTGGTGGAGTCGCTATAGGTATTTCAATGACACACAAGATAGGAGATGGATTCACCATGTTCACATTGATTAACAACTGGGCTACTGCATGCCGAATAGGAGTCAATAAAGTTCATCCCCCAAGTTTCGAATTGGGTATCATTTTCCCACCACGAGAAGCATCTAGAGTTCAGAATGTGGTTCTAGGAAGAGCTCCGACTAATAAGATTGTCACAAAGAAGTTTGTGTTTGATGGTGAGGCAATATCAAATCTGAAAGTAGCTGCTAGTGCAAGCAGTTCACAGTTCAACAGACACCAACTGACGAGAGTAAAGGTTGTGACAGCACTTATTTGGAGTGCATTTATTAGGGTAGATCAAGCAAGGGATGGAAGAAGGAGACCTTCCATGTTGAAAGTTCCAGTGAATCTGCGAGGaaagacaaatataaaaatccCAGAAAACTCTTGTGGGAACTTTATAAGTTGGGCAGTAACGCAATATCTGCCAAATGATGAGATAAAGATGCAACTTCATGAATTGGTAAGCAGGATCCATGATGCAATTGAGAAAACTGTCTCAAATTATGAGAAAGCATCAAATGGCGAagacttattttttatggttaacgAAGACTTTCAGAAGGTAAGTCAAGCATTGAAGGAAAGTGAGGCAGATGTCTATATGTTTTCTTGCTGGAGCCGGTTCCCACTGTATGACGCAGATTTTGGTTGGGGAAAGCCTGCTTTGGCGAGTAGAAGTGTGCAGGTTGAGAGAGAGATGATTTTGCTTCTGGACACTAAAGATGGCAAAGGAATTGAGGCAAGGGTGagcttggaagaaaacaaaatgcttCTTTTCCTACAAGATCCATATATTCTAGCATTCAGTCACTACAAAAAAAGCAGACTATAA